From Ictidomys tridecemlineatus isolate mIctTri1 chromosome 2, mIctTri1.hap1, whole genome shotgun sequence, the proteins below share one genomic window:
- the Pgpep1 gene encoding pyroglutamyl-peptidase 1 isoform X4 gives MATTVTLEKCGHNKGYKGLDNCRFCPGSQCCVEDGPESIDSIIDMDAVCKRVTTLGLDVTVTISQDAGRATAARPSSTCPRWASPTTPTSWAGRCGPSSRRCWTCWSSQKTSSATATNTERRRPPKTSPRGPKRDIALRGLARKTSGRPRSPGSSLSAEAPVDLKQRLGLLLLPCALGDTAATARRSTSGPRRPGNPGQVARAL, from the exons AGGGACTGGACAACTGCCGCTTCTGTCCTGGCTCTCAGTGCTGCGTGGAGGACGGGCCTGAGAGCATTGACTCCATCATTGACATGGATGCGGTGTGCAAGAGGGTCACCACGCTGGGTCTGGATGTGACAGTGACCATCTCACAGGATGCCGGCAG AGCCACGGCCGCTCGGCCTTCGTCCACGTGCCCCCGCTGGGCAAGCCCTACAACGCCGACCAGCTGGGCAGGGCGCTGCGGGCCATCATCGAGGAGATGCTGGACTTGCTGGAGCAGTCAGAAGACAAGCTCAGCTACCGCCACAAACACTGAGCGCCGCAGGCCTCCCAAGACCTCGCCCCGTGGACCCAAGAGGGACATCGCCCTCAGGGGCCTGGCCAGGAAGACCAGCGGTCGTCCCCGGTCACCCGGCTCCTCTCTCTCTGCAGAAGCTCCGGTGGACTTGAAGCAGAGGCTGGGGCTTCTCCTGTTACCCTGTGCACTGGGGGACACAGCCGCCACAGCCAGGAGGTCAACCAGTGGGCCCAGACGCCCCGGGAATCCTGGTCAGGTGGCCCGTGCCCTGTGA